The Salvia miltiorrhiza cultivar Shanhuang (shh) chromosome 1, IMPLAD_Smil_shh, whole genome shotgun sequence genome has a window encoding:
- the LOC131018752 gene encoding uncharacterized protein LOC131018752: MKTANLISMFLKSPFSNKATLFSRRPIMASSLFLHPAGAAAPFRALAFSTKATPPQHESFTPPPDQEKKSFAVATGELFLGIAARILNRNGKIVDGGVPAAEMFVGDEKEREWWWRQRRKVGIGAVVEDPVEPDVVWEQGEKDVEAERRRKAVTSPGFSFSAAGLLFPYHLGAARLLIEKGYIKETTPLAGSSAGAIVCAVIASGASMEEALRATKILADDCRLRGTAFRLGAVLRDVLDQFLPDDAHIRSNGRVRVAVTEILWRPRGVLVDQFDSKEDLINAVFTSSFIPGYLAPRPATMFRNRLCIDGGLTLFMPPTSAAQTVRVCAFPAGRLGLKGIGISPDCNPENRASARELFKWALEPAADDVLDRLFELGYLDAAVWAEENPVEGIVRTDHEISPANK; this comes from the exons ATGAAGACAGCGAACCTAATTTCGATGTTTTTGAAGTCACCATTTTCAAACAAGGCCACCCTGTTCTCCCGCAGACCAATCATGGCCTCCTCCCTTTTCCTCCACCCCGCCGGCGCCGCGGCCCCATTTCGCGCCCTCGCTTTCTCCACCAAAGCCACGCCGCCGCAGCACGAGAGCTTCACGCCGCCGCCGGACCAGGAAAAGAAGTCTTTCGCCGTCGCCACGGGGGAGCTCTTCCTCGGCATCGCGGCTCGGATTCTGAATAGGAACGGGAAAATTGTGGACGGCGGGGTGCCGGCGGCGGAGATGTTCGTGGGGGATGAGAAGGAGAGGGAGTGGTGGTGGAGGCAGCGGAGGAAGGTGGGGATTGGGGCCGTGGTGGAGGACCCGGTTGAGCCGGACGTAGTGTGGGAGCAGGGGGAGAAAGACGTGGAGGCGGAGCGGCGGCGCAAGGCCGTTACTAGCCCTGGGTTTAGCTTCTCCGCCGCGGGGCTCTTGTTCCCCTATCACCTTGGGGCGGCTCGGCTTCTCATTGAGAAGGGTTATATCAAG GAAACAACGCCATTGGCTGGTTCGTCTGCCGGTGCTATTGTGTGTGCAGTGATAGCCTCAGGAGCCAGCATGGAGGAGGCACTCAGGGCTACCAAGATATTGGCTGATGATTGCAGGCTTCGAGGGACTGCATTCCGCCTTGGG GCTGTTCTTAGAGATGTTTTGGACCAGTTTCTGCCAGACGATGCTCATATCAGGTCCAATGGAAGAGTTCGTG TTGCTGTGACGGAGATTCTCTGGAGGCCGAGGGGTGTACTTGTCGATCAATTTGATTCTAAAGAAGATCTCATCAATGCAGTTTTCACCTCCTCTTTCATTCCTGG ATATCTTGCTCCAAGGCCAGCAACAATGTTCCGCAATCGTTTATGCATAGACGGGGGTTTGACATTGTTCATGCCACCAACCTCTGCTGCTCAGACG GTGCGGGTTTGTGCATTTCCTGCTGGTCGTTTGGGACTGAAAGGAATCGGAATCAGCCCCGATTGCAACCCGGAGAACAGGGCTAGTGCCCGAGAG CTTTTCAAATGGGCGCTGGAGCCAGCTGCAGACGACGTTCTTGATAGGCTTTTCGAGCTTGGATATCTAGATGCAGCTGTGTGGGCGGAGGAGAATCCAGTGGAAGGAATAGTTCGAACTGATCATGAAATTAGCCCGGCAAACAAGTAA
- the LOC131005921 gene encoding glutathione S-transferase T3-like: MGRGFDEYLEQQGGSRLPMMGFAPFSQTSNVLATGNVPMPAANANVQEEPGEVKPKAKGTRAAYSSEESELVAILWAEATYNPILGSSQKLLQYWRAIAEKFNALNTLGAPPRKSDHLKSHFARVQKETKFFEGFYNTCKDNSGSGMSDDQIFQQAQTMFEANFKKQFSYVKAWKVLRECQRFTSQAGDVHSAKKSKGSDEAG, translated from the exons ATGGGTCGTGGATTCGATGAATACCTCGAGCAACAAGGCGGATCGAGGCTTCCaatgatggggtttgctccaTTTTCACAAACCTCCAATGTCTTGGCTACGGGAAATGTTCCCATGCCGGCGGCAAACGCCAACGTCCAAGAAGAGCCGGGGGAGGTGAAGCCGAAAGCCAAGGGCACCCGCGCTGCATATTCTAGCGAGGAGTCCGAGCTCGTGGCAATCTTGTGGGCGGAGGCAACATACAATCCTATTTTGGGGTCCTCCCaaaagttgctccaatattggAGAGCAATCGCGGAGAAGTTCAACGCGCTCAATACGTTGGGAGCGCCGCCGCGAAAGTCGGATCATCTCAAGTCCCACTTCGCCCGTGTCCAAAAGGAGACGAAATTCTTCGAGGGCTTCTACAACACTTGCAAGGACAATTCGGGGAGTGGTATGAGCGACGATCAAATCTTCCAACAAGCCCAGACGATGTTCGAGGcgaatttcaagaagcaattctcctacgtcaaagcttggaaagtgcttCGTGAATGCCAAAGATTCACGTCGCAAGCTGGGGATGTCCACTCCGCAAAAaagtcgaagggctccgatg AGGCTGGATAG